From a region of the Blochmannia endosymbiont of Camponotus modoc genome:
- the yajC gene encoding preprotein translocase subunit YajC, with protein sequence MNIFTHSAWASVNANSQGNPYSLVIMLTVFAGIFYFMIFRPQQKRNKIHKELLSSISKGDEILTNGGLVGRVVKVTETGYIFVILNDKNNTDGNEILIKRDCVTAILPKGTMKAL encoded by the coding sequence ATGAACATATTTACTCATTCTGCTTGGGCAAGTGTCAATGCTAATTCTCAGGGTAATCCGTATTCCTTAGTGATCATGTTAACAGTATTTGCTGGAATTTTTTATTTTATGATCTTTAGACCCCAACAAAAACGTAATAAAATTCATAAAGAATTATTAAGCTCCATCTCTAAAGGAGATGAAATCCTAACTAATGGGGGGTTAGTCGGGCGTGTAGTCAAAGTTACAGAAACAGGTTATATCTTTGTTATTCTCAATGACAAAAATAACACTGATGGTAATGAAATATTGATTAAGCGTGACTGTGTTACTGCTATTTTGCCTAAAGGCACTATGAAAGCATTATAA
- the tgt gene encoding tRNA guanosine(34) transglycosylase Tgt, with the protein MPFQLLQTDGCARLGRLICNRGIVDTPAFMPVGTYGSIKTLTSKEIETSGTQIILSNTFHLWLRPGLDIIKLHGSLHKFMSWNGPIITDSGGFQVFSLSKMRTITKEGVCFKSPIDGHLVFLTPEKSIEIQNDLQSDIVMIFDECISYPNTWDYVKKSVNISLNWAERSRLHFDTLRNSNMLFAIIQGGMYKNLRDVSAKELINIGFDGYAIGGLSVGEPKKEMYRILSHICKLIPTNKPRYLMGAGKPEDLLEAVQKGIDMFDCVIPTRNARNGCLFVSDGTIKIRNTQYKKDTSPLDGNCDCYTCQHYSRSYLHHLDCCKEILGVRLNTIHNLRYYQRLMEELRQAIKTKSLKNFIDIFYKRVNRI; encoded by the coding sequence ATGCCATTTCAATTATTACAAACAGATGGCTGCGCACGTCTTGGTAGACTTATTTGTAACCGCGGAATAGTAGATACGCCTGCCTTTATGCCAGTAGGGACCTATGGATCCATAAAAACATTAACTTCAAAGGAAATTGAAACCAGTGGAACACAAATTATTTTAAGCAATACTTTTCATTTATGGTTGCGTCCTGGTTTAGACATTATAAAACTACACGGTAGCTTACATAAATTCATGAGTTGGAATGGCCCTATAATTACAGATTCTGGAGGATTCCAAGTATTTAGTCTAAGTAAAATGCGTACAATTACAAAAGAAGGAGTATGCTTTAAAAGCCCTATCGACGGTCATCTTGTGTTTTTAACTCCAGAAAAATCTATAGAAATTCAGAATGATTTGCAATCCGATATAGTTATGATATTTGATGAATGCATATCTTATCCCAACACTTGGGATTATGTAAAAAAATCAGTAAACATATCTTTAAATTGGGCTGAACGCAGCCGTTTACATTTCGATACATTACGTAACTCAAATATGTTGTTTGCTATTATTCAAGGGGGTATGTATAAAAATTTAAGAGATGTGTCAGCAAAAGAATTAATAAATATTGGTTTTGATGGATATGCAATAGGAGGTTTATCAGTAGGTGAGCCAAAAAAGGAAATGTATCGTATTTTATCTCATATATGCAAATTAATTCCTACAAATAAACCACGCTATTTAATGGGTGCTGGTAAGCCAGAGGATTTGCTGGAGGCTGTGCAAAAAGGTATTGATATGTTTGATTGCGTTATACCAACACGTAACGCTCGTAATGGATGCCTATTTGTTTCTGATGGAACAATTAAAATTCGTAATACGCAATACAAAAAGGATACTTCTCCTTTAGATGGAAACTGCGATTGTTATACTTGTCAACATTACAGTCGTTCATATTTGCATCATTTAGATTGTTGTAAAGAAATTCTTGGTGTGCGTTTAAATACCATTCATAATTTAAGATATTACCAGCGTTTAATGGAGGAATTACGTCAAGCTATAAAAACAAAATCATTGAAAAACTTTATCGATATTTTTTATAAGCGTGTTAATCGTATTTAA
- a CDS encoding peroxiredoxin C — MVLVSHCAPDFTSSAVLGNGEIVDNFNLLNYINKKEAIVFFWPMDFTFVCPSELIACNKRYVEFQKRNVEVIGVSIDSVFVHNAWRQIPVSQGGIGLLKYAMVSDIKREIIKKYGIEHSNKGVALRASFLIDKSGVIRHQVVNDLPFGRNFDEMIRMVDALKFHEVHGLLCPAQWNKNKKGLEASQKGVVDYLSENFSQL, encoded by the coding sequence ATGGTATTAGTTAGTCATTGTGCTCCAGACTTTACTTCTTCCGCAGTATTAGGAAACGGTGAAATTGTAGATAATTTTAATTTATTAAATTATATTAATAAAAAAGAAGCAATAGTGTTTTTTTGGCCTATGGATTTCACTTTTGTGTGTCCATCGGAATTGATTGCTTGCAACAAACGTTATGTTGAGTTTCAGAAACGAAATGTGGAAGTTATTGGAGTTTCTATAGATTCAGTTTTTGTGCACAACGCTTGGAGACAAATTCCTGTAAGTCAGGGCGGAATTGGATTATTGAAATATGCTATGGTTTCTGATATAAAACGTGAAATTATTAAAAAATATGGTATTGAACACTCAAATAAAGGCGTGGCTTTACGCGCTTCTTTCTTAATAGACAAATCAGGAGTGATACGGCATCAAGTAGTTAATGATTTACCTTTTGGTAGAAATTTTGATGAAATGATTCGCATGGTAGATGCCTTGAAGTTTCATGAGGTTCATGGCTTGCTATGTCCCGCTCAATGGAACAAAAATAAAAAGGGACTAGAAGCATCACAGAAAGGGGTAGTTGATTATCTTTCTGAAAATTTCTCTCAGTTGTAA
- the lpcA gene encoding D-sedoheptulose 7-phosphate isomerase, whose protein sequence is MYHDIIYNEFNETIKMMQIFSGKKHNIQAIESSAKLIANTFKKGGKILSCGNGGSHCNAMHFSEELTGRYRSNRAGYAAIAISDPSYLSCVSNDFGYKYVFSRYIESIGNEKDVLFAISTSGESTNILYAIEAAYKQSMKIIFLTGEKKENKLSNYIDIEICAPYASYLDYIQEIHIKIIHLLILLIEKEMVFIS, encoded by the coding sequence ATGTATCATGATATAATTTATAACGAATTTAATGAAACTATAAAAATGATGCAGATATTTTCTGGTAAAAAACATAACATTCAAGCAATAGAATCATCTGCAAAACTTATTGCTAATACTTTTAAAAAAGGAGGAAAAATATTGTCCTGTGGAAATGGTGGTTCACACTGTAATGCTATGCACTTTTCAGAAGAACTGACCGGACGTTATAGGAGCAATCGCGCAGGTTATGCAGCAATAGCTATTTCTGATCCCTCATATTTATCGTGTGTTAGTAATGATTTTGGGTACAAATATGTTTTTTCCCGTTATATTGAATCTATTGGAAATGAGAAAGACGTACTATTTGCTATCTCTACTTCTGGAGAATCAACCAATATTCTATATGCTATAGAAGCAGCGTACAAACAAAGTATGAAAATAATTTTCTTGACCGGAGAAAAAAAAGAAAACAAATTATCTAATTATATAGATATAGAAATTTGTGCGCCATATGCAAGTTATCTTGATTATATTCAAGAAATTCATATTAAAATAATCCATTTACTTATCCTGCTTATAGAAAAAGAAATGGTGTTTATTTCATGA
- the dnaQ gene encoding DNA polymerase III subunit epsilon — MSTNIIRQIVLDTETTGMNKFGPHYEGHRIIEIGAVEIINRHLTDNTFHVYLQPNRMIDIEAIQVHGISDQFLKNKPTFSEIINEFLTFIRGSELIIHNAPFDLGFLNQELRICKSNSKKIESYCTIIDSLKLARKKFPGQRNSLDALCERYFINNGNRRNLHSALLDARLLANVFLSMSGGQIKMKFMEITNTNISNNKINNIIGPNNTKCTNKTSLKIIYANEQEKLAHEEYLNSIQRLNKYCIWRQ, encoded by the coding sequence ATGAGCACTAATATTATACGACAAATTGTTTTAGATACCGAAACCACTGGCATGAACAAGTTTGGACCACATTATGAAGGACATAGGATTATTGAAATAGGCGCAGTAGAGATAATAAACCGTCATCTAACTGATAACACATTCCATGTTTATCTGCAACCAAATCGTATGATTGATATTGAGGCCATTCAGGTACATGGAATTAGCGATCAATTTTTAAAAAATAAACCAACTTTTTCAGAAATAATAAATGAATTTTTAACATTCATTCGCGGGAGTGAATTAATTATTCATAATGCTCCTTTTGATCTAGGATTTCTTAATCAAGAATTACGAATTTGCAAGTCAAACTCAAAAAAAATAGAATCTTACTGCACTATAATTGATAGCTTAAAATTAGCTCGAAAAAAATTTCCAGGGCAACGTAACAGTTTAGATGCATTATGCGAGCGTTATTTCATTAATAATGGTAATCGACGAAATTTACATAGCGCATTACTTGATGCGCGACTTCTAGCTAATGTATTTTTGTCTATGAGTGGAGGTCAAATAAAAATGAAATTTATGGAAATAACGAATACAAATATATCGAATAATAAAATCAATAATATAATAGGACCAAACAATACAAAATGTACAAATAAAACATCATTAAAAATCATTTATGCTAACGAACAAGAAAAATTAGCTCACGAAGAATATTTAAATAGCATACAGCGGTTAAATAAATATTGTATATGGCGACAATAA
- the rnhA gene encoding ribonuclease HI — translation MYKKIEIFTDGSCLGNPGPGGCAAILRYKQHKKEFSVGYRLTTNNRMELMAAIIALESLKNPCQIILNTDSQYLLHGITQWIHIWKKHHWKTSEEKLVKNIDLWQRLDVAIQIHSIIHWNWLKSHTGHPDNERCDQLARLAAKCPLNEDFY, via the coding sequence ATGTATAAAAAAATAGAAATTTTTACGGATGGGTCATGTCTTGGTAATCCGGGTCCAGGTGGTTGTGCTGCGATATTACGGTATAAACAACATAAGAAAGAATTTAGTGTTGGGTACCGCTTAACAACCAATAATCGTATGGAATTAATGGCAGCTATTATCGCATTAGAATCGCTTAAAAATCCCTGTCAAATTATTTTAAATACTGACAGCCAATATTTATTACATGGCATTACTCAATGGATTCATATATGGAAAAAACATCACTGGAAAACTTCTGAAGAAAAATTAGTAAAAAATATTGATTTATGGCAACGTCTAGATGTAGCGATACAAATTCATAGCATTATACATTGGAATTGGTTAAAAAGCCATACTGGACATCCAGATAATGAACGATGCGATCAATTAGCTCGATTAGCTGCTAAATGCCCTCTAAATGAAGATTTTTATTAA
- the gloB gene encoding hydroxyacylglutathione hydrolase — MNIIRVPVLSTNYIWLLYNYKNECIIIDPGEAIKVLGILKKFQFRLRAILLTHNHVDHVNGVAPLIQHFPKTIVYGPTETKNNGSHFLVSEGDDFVLLQKKFKVLNLPGHTLGHIGFYSAPWLFCGDTVFSVGCGKICIGFAQHMYESFLKIKHLPRNTLIFSGHEYTLSNVNFAISILPQDQSIINYRNKIVKLYKNKQPTVPTTLNLELKVNPFFRCGNSDIKKSLNLPCNLKEEWKVFSELRKKKDSF, encoded by the coding sequence ATGAATATCATTAGAGTCCCGGTATTAAGCACTAATTATATTTGGCTTTTATATAATTATAAAAATGAATGCATAATTATTGATCCTGGAGAAGCAATAAAGGTACTAGGTATTTTAAAAAAATTCCAATTCAGATTACGAGCAATTTTATTGACTCATAATCATGTTGATCATGTTAATGGGGTAGCCCCATTAATTCAACATTTTCCAAAAACAATTGTTTATGGTCCCACGGAAACTAAAAATAATGGTTCTCACTTCTTGGTATCAGAAGGAGACGATTTTGTATTATTACAGAAAAAATTTAAAGTTCTCAATTTACCTGGGCATACATTGGGGCATATTGGGTTTTATAGCGCACCCTGGTTATTTTGCGGAGATACTGTATTCTCTGTGGGTTGTGGTAAAATCTGCATAGGATTCGCTCAACATATGTATGAATCTTTTTTAAAAATTAAACACCTTCCTCGTAATACCTTAATTTTCAGCGGACACGAATATACTTTATCTAATGTTAACTTCGCTATTTCTATTTTACCTCAAGATCAATCCATTATTAACTATCGCAATAAGATTGTTAAATTGTATAAAAACAAACAACCTACCGTGCCAACAACGTTAAATTTAGAACTAAAGGTTAATCCTTTTTTTCGTTGCGGTAATTCAGATATAAAAAAATCATTAAATTTACCTTGTAACCTTAAAGAAGAATGGAAAGTTTTTTCTGAATTACGTAAGAAAAAAGATTCTTTTTAG
- the aroE gene encoding shikimate dehydrogenase, with protein MDSFSVFGNPIKHSKSAEIYALFAHEIGISKKYNLKLAVQDNFNYLLHNFFNLGGLGANITSPFKENAYFLCNQLTERAEKARSVNTIKKLKNGTLLGDNTDGIGFISDLKRINWLDNNNQITSHEEEPITNILLIGAGGAAKGILPILLTTITTCHINIVNRTFSRAQELTSYYQEIGYKNISCLPLYKLRYDTNKYSLIINATTSNIHNTIPKIPYFLITPDTKCYDLFYTKQDTLFITWCKKNGSNYCSDGLGMLVGQAAHSFFLWHNTFPTIDPVINHLRSVFYM; from the coding sequence ATGGATTCTTTTTCTGTTTTTGGTAATCCGATTAAACATAGCAAATCAGCAGAAATTTACGCATTATTTGCACATGAAATTGGAATATCAAAAAAATATAATCTTAAATTGGCAGTACAAGATAATTTCAATTATTTATTACATAATTTTTTTAATTTAGGTGGATTAGGAGCAAATATTACTTCTCCATTTAAAGAAAATGCATATTTTTTGTGTAATCAATTAACTGAACGAGCTGAAAAAGCTCGTTCAGTTAATACGATAAAAAAATTAAAAAACGGTACTTTGCTAGGAGATAATACTGATGGTATAGGATTTATTAGCGATTTAAAACGGATTAATTGGTTAGATAATAATAATCAAATCACTTCTCATGAAGAAGAACCTATAACGAATATTCTGTTAATTGGCGCTGGGGGCGCTGCAAAAGGAATTCTGCCTATATTATTAACGACTATAACAACATGTCACATAAATATAGTAAATAGAACGTTTTCTAGGGCACAGGAATTGACATCTTATTATCAGGAAATAGGATATAAAAATATATCATGCCTACCTTTATACAAATTACGTTATGACACCAATAAATATAGTTTAATTATTAATGCTACAACCAGCAATATACACAATACTATTCCAAAAATACCATATTTTCTTATTACTCCTGACACTAAATGTTATGATTTATTTTACACAAAACAAGATACGTTGTTCATAACATGGTGTAAAAAAAATGGGTCAAATTATTGTTCAGATGGATTAGGTATGTTAGTAGGACAAGCGGCTCATTCATTTTTTTTATGGCATAATACATTTCCTACTATTGATCCTGTGATAAATCATTTAAGATCTGTATTTTATATGTAA
- a CDS encoding Sua5/YciO/YrdC/YwlC family protein codes for MKDLLIQLSQGQVIIYPTESVFGLGCDPDNKNAISTLLKIKNRSWKKGLILIAANYTQLLRYIDDSCLNETQRSRVFSTWPGPMTWVFPAQFNRSYWLTGQFSSLAVRVSHFEPIQRLCLAFGKPLVSTSANLSGQPPARTIEEVHDQLGYNISIMHEDILGRPNPSTIRDVMTGKLIRE; via the coding sequence ATGAAAGATTTACTTATACAGCTAAGTCAAGGGCAAGTAATTATTTATCCAACAGAATCAGTGTTTGGTTTAGGATGTGATCCTGATAATAAAAACGCAATATCTACTTTACTAAAAATAAAAAATAGATCTTGGAAAAAAGGTTTAATTTTAATTGCTGCTAATTATACACAATTACTTAGGTATATTGATGATAGTTGCTTAAATGAAACCCAAAGATCACGAGTTTTTTCTACTTGGCCTGGACCGATGACGTGGGTATTTCCGGCGCAATTTAATAGATCATATTGGTTAACAGGTCAATTTTCTTCTTTAGCAGTACGAGTCAGTCATTTTGAACCAATTCAACGTCTTTGCTTAGCTTTTGGAAAACCCTTGGTATCCACTAGTGCGAATTTATCTGGACAGCCTCCGGCACGTACTATTGAAGAAGTACACGATCAACTCGGGTATAACATATCTATCATGCATGAAGATATACTTGGAAGACCCAATCCTTCAACAATTAGAGATGTTATGACTGGTAAACTAATTCGTGAATAA
- the def gene encoding peptide deformylase, which produces MSILEILYYPDKRLRTIADPVVAVSDDTNQIINDMFDTMYFKKGIGLAATQVNIHQQIIVIDLYKKNKQRLVFINPAITKKTGVIGIPESCLSIPQIHEIVPRSEKITIQSLDQYGNEFEMEANNLLAICIQHEVDHLFGKLFIDHLSPLKIKKIHKKIKKLSKTFNKKNQFPL; this is translated from the coding sequence ATGTCGATATTAGAAATACTGTATTATCCGGATAAACGCCTTAGAACAATCGCTGATCCTGTTGTTGCGGTATCTGATGATACTAATCAAATTATAAATGATATGTTTGATACTATGTATTTTAAAAAAGGCATTGGGTTAGCTGCAACACAAGTTAATATTCACCAGCAAATTATTGTTATTGATCTTTATAAAAAAAATAAACAACGTTTAGTTTTTATTAATCCTGCTATTACAAAAAAAACAGGTGTTATTGGTATTCCTGAAAGTTGTTTATCTATTCCTCAAATACACGAAATTGTTCCGCGTTCAGAAAAAATAACCATTCAATCATTAGATCAATATGGTAATGAATTTGAGATGGAAGCTAATAATTTATTAGCAATTTGCATTCAACACGAAGTAGATCATTTGTTTGGAAAACTTTTTATCGATCATTTGTCTCCATTAAAAATTAAAAAAATTCATAAAAAAATAAAAAAATTATCTAAAACATTTAATAAAAAGAATCAGTTTCCTCTTTGA
- the fmt gene encoding methionyl-tRNA formyltransferase, with translation MVHLRPLRIAFFGTTSFAAWHLYTLAHLSMHQIIAVFTQETQVSTCKSFLSLYKIAKKYNISLFQSRTLSIADIIYIIKKIDVDLIVVVSYGLILPQEILNIPRLGCINVHGSLLPRWRGPAPIQRALEYGDSITGITIMQMDLGIDTGDILHIMPCKIFPKDTSHTLSNRLMNIGSAMLFQVLDQFILGTSTLMPQDSTYATYAHKLNKQEARINWNLSAIQLERCIRAFNPWPISYFQIKNDRIRVWDAEVSNQNINNYSSSASILPGTILATNPNGIHVGTGSGVLILTMLQISGKKITSARDILNAYKEWFKPNSVLE, from the coding sequence ATGGTACACTTAAGACCTTTGCGTATTGCTTTTTTTGGAACTACAAGTTTTGCGGCATGGCATTTATATACACTGGCTCATCTGTCTATGCATCAGATAATAGCAGTGTTTACTCAAGAGACACAAGTATCTACATGTAAATCCTTTTTATCTTTATATAAAATAGCAAAAAAATATAATATATCGTTATTCCAGTCTCGTACTTTATCTATTGCTGATATTATTTATATTATTAAAAAAATTGATGTGGATTTGATAGTAGTTGTGTCTTATGGATTAATTTTACCGCAAGAAATATTAAATATACCACGACTAGGCTGTATTAATGTACATGGTTCATTATTACCTCGTTGGCGTGGACCAGCACCAATTCAACGTGCATTAGAATATGGCGATTCCATTACAGGAATAACCATTATGCAAATGGATTTGGGAATAGATACTGGAGATATTTTGCATATTATGCCTTGCAAAATTTTTCCAAAAGACACTAGTCATACTCTTTCTAATAGATTAATGAATATTGGATCTGCCATGTTATTCCAAGTACTGGATCAGTTTATATTAGGTACATCTACTTTGATGCCTCAAGACTCAACTTATGCTACATATGCGCATAAATTAAATAAACAAGAAGCACGCATCAATTGGAATTTATCAGCAATCCAATTGGAACGATGCATCCGAGCTTTTAATCCATGGCCAATTAGTTATTTTCAAATAAAAAATGATCGCATTAGAGTATGGGATGCCGAAGTAAGCAATCAAAACATCAATAACTACTCGTCGTCGGCATCTATATTACCTGGTACCATATTAGCAACTAATCCAAATGGTATTCATGTTGGTACTGGTTCTGGAGTATTAATACTTACTATGTTACAAATTTCAGGGAAAAAAATAACATCTGCGCGCGATATTCTCAATGCATACAAAGAATGGTTCAAACCTAACTCTGTATTAGAATAA
- the rplQ gene encoding 50S ribosomal protein L17: MRHRKSGSKLNRTSAHRKAMFKNMVVSLVMHKIIKTTLSKAKALRRIIEPLITRSKVDTIANRRLVFSKTRNNDVVTKLFTQISPHFYNRPGGYTRILKCGLRKGDNAPMAYIELVERSKIRQKI; the protein is encoded by the coding sequence ATGCGTCATCGAAAAAGCGGTTCTAAGCTAAACAGAACTAGTGCTCATCGTAAAGCTATGTTTAAAAACATGGTTGTTTCATTGGTAATGCATAAAATAATAAAAACTACTTTATCTAAAGCTAAGGCATTGCGTCGTATTATTGAACCGTTGATTACGCGTAGCAAAGTGGATACGATCGCAAATCGTCGTCTAGTTTTTTCTAAAACTAGAAATAATGATGTTGTTACAAAATTGTTCACACAAATTAGTCCGCATTTTTATAATCGACCTGGAGGGTATACTCGTATACTAAAATGTGGATTACGTAAGGGAGATAATGCTCCAATGGCATACATAGAACTAGTGGAACGATCTAAAATAAGACAAAAAATATAA
- a CDS encoding DNA-directed RNA polymerase subunit alpha: MQNSVIEFLKPRLVDIEQITETRSKVTLEPLERGFGHTLGNALRRILLSSMPGYAITEVEIDGVLHEYSTKEGIQEDVLEILLNLKKLAIRIEGKDSVTLTLKKSGIGPVIAKDILYDSNSVKIVTPNHIICHITDKNTSISMRIKVQRGRGYVPASSRFNSESDILPIGRLLLDACYSPVERISYNVEAARVEQRTDLDKLIIDMETNGTIEPEEAIRRAATILSEQLEAFIDLRDIHQPEHKEEKPEFDPVLLRLVDDLELTVRSANCLKAESIHYIGDLVQRTEVELLKTPNLGKKSLTEIKDVLASRGLSLGTRLENWPPTNILDN, from the coding sequence ATGCAGAATTCTGTAATAGAATTTTTAAAGCCACGTTTAGTAGATATTGAACAAATTACTGAAACACGCTCTAAAGTTACTCTGGAGCCGTTGGAACGAGGATTTGGTCATACTTTAGGAAACGCCCTACGTCGTATCTTACTTTCTTCAATGCCTGGATATGCTATAACAGAGGTTGAAATTGATGGGGTATTACATGAATATAGTACAAAAGAAGGTATACAAGAAGATGTTTTAGAGATTTTACTTAACTTAAAGAAATTAGCTATTAGAATTGAAGGAAAAGATAGCGTTACTTTAACTTTAAAAAAATCCGGTATTGGACCTGTAATCGCAAAGGATATTTTATATGATAGCAATAGCGTAAAAATTGTTACCCCTAATCATATTATATGTCATATAACTGACAAGAATACATCTATTAGCATGCGTATTAAAGTGCAACGCGGACGAGGTTACGTTCCAGCTTCTTCCAGGTTTAATTCTGAATCAGATATCTTACCAATCGGTCGATTATTATTAGATGCATGCTATAGCCCGGTAGAAAGGATTTCTTATAATGTAGAAGCTGCTCGCGTTGAGCAACGTACAGATTTAGATAAACTCATTATTGATATGGAAACGAATGGAACTATAGAACCGGAAGAAGCGATTAGGCGTGCAGCAACAATTTTATCTGAACAACTTGAAGCATTTATTGATTTAAGGGATATACATCAACCAGAACATAAAGAAGAAAAACCAGAATTTGATCCAGTCTTATTACGCCTTGTTGATGACTTAGAACTGACTGTACGTTCTGCTAATTGTCTAAAAGCAGAATCTATTCACTATATTGGAGATTTAGTACAACGAACAGAAGTAGAATTATTAAAAACCCCTAATTTGGGAAAAAAATCATTGACAGAGATAAAAGATGTATTAGCATCTCGTGGATTGTCTTTAGGAACACGTTTAGAAAATTGGCCTCCTACGAATATTTTAGATAATTAA
- the rpsD gene encoding 30S ribosomal protein S4, with the protein MAKYLGPKLKLSRREGTDLFLKSGIRTIDSKCKLEQPPGQHNMRKSRFSDYGIQLREKQKVRRIYGILERQFSNYYKRAARIKGNTGENLLKLLESRLDNTVYRMGFGATRAEARQLVSHKSIMVENRIVNIASYQVVPNTVIKIHEKSHKQSRIRASLELSEQQREKLAWIEVDPIKLQGLFKRYPERSELSANIDEHLIIELYSK; encoded by the coding sequence ATGGCTAAATATTTAGGACCTAAACTTAAGTTAAGTCGTCGTGAGGGTACAGATCTTTTTTTAAAATCTGGAATTCGTACTATTGATTCTAAATGTAAACTCGAGCAACCTCCAGGGCAACATAATATGCGTAAATCTCGTTTTTCAGATTATGGAATACAGCTAAGAGAAAAACAAAAAGTTAGACGTATATATGGCATCTTAGAGCGTCAGTTCTCTAATTATTATAAGAGAGCTGCACGTATTAAAGGCAACACTGGTGAAAATTTATTAAAATTATTAGAAAGCAGATTAGATAATACTGTGTATCGTATGGGATTTGGAGCAACACGTGCTGAAGCCCGTCAATTAGTAAGTCATAAATCCATTATGGTTGAAAACCGTATTGTTAATATAGCTTCATATCAAGTTGTTCCCAATACTGTTATTAAAATACATGAAAAATCACATAAGCAATCTAGGATTCGTGCTTCTTTAGAACTTTCTGAGCAGCAAAGAGAAAAATTAGCATGGATTGAAGTAGATCCCATTAAACTACAAGGTCTATTTAAACGTTATCCAGAGCGTAGCGAATTATCTGCAAATATCGATGAACATTTGATTATCGAATTATATTCAAAATAA
- the rpsK gene encoding 30S ribosomal protein S11, with product MIKSSNLRARKRIKKQILDGVAHIHASFNNTIITISDKQGNTLGWATAGGSGFRGSRKSTPFAAQIAAERCAEIVQEYGVKNLEVMVKGPGPGRESAVRALNAAGFHITSITDVTPIPHNGCRPSKKRRV from the coding sequence ATGATTAAATCATCCAATCTTCGAGCGCGCAAGCGGATCAAAAAACAAATTTTAGATGGCGTAGCCCATATACATGCATCTTTTAATAATACTATTATCACTATTAGTGATAAGCAAGGTAATACTTTAGGATGGGCTACAGCTGGGGGCTCTGGATTTAGAGGATCTCGAAAATCTACACCTTTTGCTGCGCAAATAGCAGCAGAGCGTTGCGCTGAAATAGTTCAAGAATATGGGGTAAAAAATTTAGAAGTTATGGTTAAAGGGCCAGGACCAGGACGTGAATCTGCGGTACGAGCGTTAAATGCAGCAGGATTTCATATTACCAGCATTACTGATGTCACCCCAATTCCTCATAATGGTTGCCGTCCTTCTAAAAAACGCCGTGTCTAA
- the rpsM gene encoding 30S ribosomal protein S13, producing the protein MVRIAGVNIPDRKHAVVALMSIYGIGKSRARSICLNTGIDEHVQLCKLSEIHIDKLRDAVDEYIVEGDLRREVTLNIKRLIDLGTYRGLRHRRNLPVRGQRTRTNARTRKGPRKLMNK; encoded by the coding sequence GTGGTACGTATAGCAGGTGTCAATATTCCTGATAGAAAACATGCTGTTGTTGCTTTAATGTCTATTTATGGAATCGGAAAATCCCGTGCTCGTTCAATTTGTCTGAATACAGGTATAGATGAACATGTACAACTTTGTAAATTGTCTGAAATTCATATAGATAAATTACGTGATGCGGTTGATGAATATATCGTAGAAGGGGATTTACGCCGAGAAGTAACTCTAAATATCAAACGTTTAATTGATCTTGGTACTTACCGAGGATTACGTCATCGTCGTAATTTACCAGTACGGGGACAAAGAACTAGAACAAATGCTAGAACTCGTAAAGGTCCTCGTAAGTTAATGAACAAATAA